The Ipomoea triloba cultivar NCNSP0323 chromosome 13, ASM357664v1 genomic interval AATATTTAAACCCTTTTGTGGCAGTCATGGCCGGAGATGAACTGAGAGTTCTGAACGCACTTGATGTTGCGAGAACACAATGGTACCATTTCACGGCAATCGTGATTGCCGGAATGGGCTTCTTCACCGACGCATACGACCTTTTCTGCATTTCTCTGGTCACCAAATTGCTCGGCCGGATTTACTACCACGTCGATGGAGCCCCGAAACCCGGCAGTTTACCGCCCAACGTTTCCGCCGCCGTCAACGGCGTCGCCCTCTGCGGCACGCTGGCCGGGCAGCTGTTTTTCGGGTGGTTGGGGGATAAAATGGGGAGGAAAAAAGTTTACGGCTTAACGCTTATGCTAATGGTAATATTAaggaataacaataattatatgCTTTAGAAATTGATTTAGTCTAGTCAGGAATATTTGTAtgctttattatattaatttagtCTAATCAGTTATATTTTCTCTGTATACGATTCTAGGaatatttgtatgttttattatattgatttaGTTTAGTTAGTTATATTTTCTCTCAGGTGATTTGCTCCATTGCTTCCGGGCTTTCTTTCGGGCATAGCTCGAAAGGAGTAATGGCGACTCTCTGTTTTTTCCGGTTCTGGTTGGGATTTGGGATCGGCGGCGATTATCCGTTGTCGGCGACGATAATGTCGGAGTACGCGAACAAGAAGACGAGGGGAGCGTTTATTGCGGCTGTGTTTGCGATGCAGGGGTTTGGGATTCTTGCCGGCGGTGTGGTGGCGATTGTTGTCTCGGCGGCGTTCAAGGCGGCGTTTCCGGCGCCGACATATCAGGAAAATGGTTTAGCTTCCACTGTTCCGGAGGCGGATTACATCTGGCGGATAATTCTCATGTTCGGCGCGTTCCCCGCCGGGCTGACGTATTACTGGCGGATGAAGATGCCGGAAACCGCCCGTTACACCGCCTTAGTCGCCAAGAACGCCAAACAGGCCGCTTCCGACATGTCCAAAGTTCTGCaggtaattttaatatatatatatatatatatatatatatatattatttttagtagCGAGGTTAAACTCAGCAGAGGACTCTTAGTGTTCTGTGCTTCCTtagattgaaaaagtagttataaacagatactacattgtaagagacagtagtactaaaaaaaaaacagtcacTATGCAGTCAATCCAAACAAGAATTACAATAAGTCccttaaattaaatttgtaatcgAGTGATTACTGTGTAGAAAGCTTGATAAACTTACTTGAAGTTGCACTAATTTATGCAGGTGGAAATCGTAGCAGATGGAGAGAAAGCCGGCAAGATTTCGCAGGAATCCGGCAACGATTTCGGGTTATTTTCCCGGGAATTTCTCCGGCGTCACGGG includes:
- the LOC116002552 gene encoding inorganic phosphate transporter 1-4-like, with protein sequence MAGDELRVLNALDVARTQWYHFTAIVIAGMGFFTDAYDLFCISLVTKLLGRIYYHVDGAPKPGSLPPNVSAAVNGVALCGTLAGQLFFGWLGDKMGRKKVYGLTLMLMVICSIASGLSFGHSSKGVMATLCFFRFWLGFGIGGDYPLSATIMSEYANKKTRGAFIAAVFAMQGFGILAGGVVAIVVSAAFKAAFPAPTYQENGLASTVPEADYIWRIILMFGAFPAGLTYYWRMKMPETARYTALVAKNAKQAASDMSKVLQVEIVADGEKAGKISQESGNDFGLFSREFLRRHGLHLLGTTSTWFLLDIAFYSQQLFQKDIFRAIGWIPNPETMNAIEEVFRIARAQTLIAVCSTVPGYWFTVALIDKIGRFAIQLMGFFFMTVFMFALAIPYNHWTHKENRIGFVIMYSLTFFFANFGPNATTFVVPAEIFPARLRSTCHGISAAAGKAGAIVGAFGFLYAAQNRDPAKTDAGYPPGIGVRNSLIVLGCINFLGMVFTLLVPESKGKSLEEMSRENEGEEGGVEIEMRIQGGHEIRTVPV